The following proteins are encoded in a genomic region of Dyadobacter sp. UC 10:
- a CDS encoding RagB/SusD family nutrient uptake outer membrane protein, protein MKKSILTAMVCVGMLTSCGKEFLETTPLGVGNEQSLSNKNGVNAVLIGAYSLLDGVGAGPVNTSSVSNWIYGSVASDDAYKGSDVGDQAQITTIERYIPQADIGAYNDKWVAVYDGVSRSNNAIKLTGLATDMTDAEKAQALGEARFLRAWYHFEAKKLWNMVPYVDENVTDFINLPNDQDIWPMIEADFQFAVDNVSATKAQVGRVSKWTAKAALAKVHMYQQDYAAAKPLLDDVINNGPFALVNSFHDNFRIATENNSESIFEVQMSVGDGGNGQNGSWGDNYNFPYGSAPGGCCGFYQPSQNLVNAFKTDAAGLPLLDTFNSVDVKNDEGLASTDAFTPYEGTLDPRLDWTVGRRGLPFLNWGVHPGKNWIRDQAFGGPYTFKKFFAYSGENAGAESPRANANNYRAIRFADVLLMRAEVAVEQNDLATALKIVNQIRTRAGNVVVTDASGKPAANYLVKPYPAFSTQDYARKAVRFERRVELAMEGHRHFDLVRWGVADVVLNAYLTKESVKRSYLKGATFVKGKSEYFPIPQAQIDIMGADVLRQNP, encoded by the coding sequence ATGAAAAAGAGCATATTAACTGCAATGGTTTGCGTAGGAATGCTGACTTCCTGCGGCAAAGAGTTTCTGGAAACCACGCCGCTGGGTGTTGGAAACGAGCAGTCACTTTCCAATAAAAATGGTGTCAACGCGGTACTGATTGGCGCTTACAGCTTGCTCGACGGCGTCGGCGCAGGTCCTGTAAATACGTCGTCGGTAAGCAACTGGATTTACGGTTCCGTTGCTTCCGACGATGCTTACAAAGGTTCGGACGTAGGTGACCAGGCGCAGATCACGACGATCGAGCGTTACATTCCACAGGCAGATATCGGTGCATACAACGATAAATGGGTGGCCGTTTACGACGGGGTTTCCCGCTCCAACAATGCGATCAAACTGACCGGCCTGGCAACAGACATGACCGACGCGGAAAAAGCGCAGGCATTGGGCGAAGCGCGTTTCCTGAGAGCCTGGTACCATTTCGAAGCAAAAAAGCTTTGGAATATGGTCCCTTACGTAGACGAAAACGTGACAGACTTCATTAATCTTCCAAACGATCAGGATATCTGGCCGATGATCGAGGCAGACTTCCAGTTCGCGGTCGATAATGTCTCTGCGACCAAAGCGCAGGTAGGAAGAGTAAGCAAATGGACAGCGAAAGCTGCGCTCGCCAAAGTACATATGTACCAGCAGGATTACGCCGCTGCCAAGCCGCTTTTGGACGATGTGATCAATAACGGCCCTTTTGCATTGGTCAACAGCTTCCACGACAATTTCAGGATCGCGACAGAGAACAACAGCGAATCTATTTTTGAAGTGCAGATGTCGGTAGGTGACGGCGGGAATGGGCAGAACGGTAGCTGGGGCGATAACTACAACTTTCCTTACGGCTCGGCGCCAGGCGGTTGCTGCGGATTTTACCAGCCTTCTCAAAACCTGGTAAACGCATTTAAAACCGACGCGGCGGGCTTGCCTCTGCTGGATACATTTAATAGTGTCGACGTTAAAAATGACGAAGGATTGGCTTCAACCGATGCATTTACTCCTTATGAAGGAACACTTGACCCAAGACTTGACTGGACCGTCGGTCGTCGGGGCCTGCCTTTCCTGAACTGGGGTGTACATCCCGGCAAAAACTGGATCCGTGACCAGGCATTCGGGGGGCCTTATACGTTCAAAAAGTTCTTTGCTTACAGCGGTGAAAATGCCGGCGCAGAATCGCCGCGTGCGAATGCTAACAATTACCGCGCGATCCGTTTTGCCGATGTACTCTTAATGCGTGCCGAAGTGGCTGTGGAGCAAAATGACCTGGCGACCGCATTGAAGATCGTAAACCAGATCAGGACGCGCGCGGGTAATGTGGTGGTGACCGATGCAAGCGGGAAGCCTGCTGCTAACTACCTTGTGAAGCCCTACCCTGCTTTCTCAACGCAGGACTATGCCAGAAAAGCAGTACGTTTCGAGCGCCGCGTGGAGCTTGCCATGGAAGGTCACCGGCATTTCGATCTAGTTCGCTGGGGCGTAGCTGACGTGGTTTTGAATGCTTACCTCACCAAAGAAAGTGTGAAAAGAAGCTATCTGAAAGGAGCCACGTTTGTGAAAGGAAAAAGCGAGTACTTCCCGATCCCGCAAGCTCAAATCGATATTATGGGGGCTGATGTTTTGAGGCAAAATCCTTAA
- a CDS encoding type II toxin-antitoxin system Phd/YefM family antitoxin, whose protein sequence is MLRLAVPSQKEKRAIRNFLRTIKTQKESPAQMDTTDYLMSDPRNRELLLKAIDDVKNGKFIFRDLIEP, encoded by the coding sequence ATGTTGAGACTTGCAGTGCCGTCACAAAAGGAAAAACGAGCGATCAGGAATTTTTTGAGGACCATCAAAACTCAAAAGGAATCGCCTGCCCAAATGGACACCACCGACTATTTAATGAGCGATCCTCGCAACAGAGAGCTTTTGCTGAAGGCGATTGACGATGTTAAAAATGGTAAGTTCATTTTTCGGGATCTGATAGAACCATGA
- a CDS encoding LacI family DNA-binding transcriptional regulator, producing MIKCVKCGQVEGIMKAGYVRGKQRYLCKPCNYYFTFAEQDISTTVRLKRKRHQTTIIDIAKTLGVSNSTVSRALHGHADISPETRQAVLDTAAQLDYQPNQLAYNLVKSRTNTIGMIVPEFHNPFFPNVIIGAHEVLTKAGYNLTIMQSNESYQVEISNTKAMLANRVDGLLISLTQETNNFDHLSVFEKRDIPLILFNRVCEQIDVPKVVANDFESAFMAVEHLLLNGYEKVAHLGGPLNLLVSRERLRGYQAAMEKYGKSIEDHMVIQGMLTQQKARIYGQYLLDLAERPDAIFAVNDSAAIEIMLIAKEKGIRIPEELGVVGFSDNPESAYIGPGLTTIRQPTLEMGRTTAEWILQLVDAENISLHERKVLKTELIVRGSSVRSR from the coding sequence ATGATAAAATGTGTGAAGTGCGGACAGGTGGAGGGGATTATGAAAGCGGGCTACGTCAGGGGCAAGCAGCGCTATCTTTGCAAACCCTGTAATTACTATTTCACATTTGCCGAACAGGACATTTCGACGACTGTACGGCTCAAAAGGAAGCGCCACCAGACCACGATCATCGATATAGCCAAAACATTGGGCGTGTCTAATTCAACCGTTTCCCGTGCATTGCACGGCCACGCGGATATCAGTCCTGAAACGAGGCAGGCAGTGCTGGATACTGCGGCGCAGCTGGATTATCAGCCTAATCAGCTTGCTTACAATCTGGTAAAAAGCCGCACTAACACGATCGGGATGATTGTGCCGGAGTTTCATAATCCATTTTTCCCCAATGTGATTATAGGCGCGCACGAGGTGCTGACCAAAGCCGGCTACAACCTCACGATCATGCAAAGCAATGAATCGTATCAGGTTGAGATTTCGAATACTAAGGCAATGCTCGCCAACCGGGTCGATGGCCTGTTGATCTCGCTCACACAGGAAACCAACAATTTCGATCATTTAAGTGTGTTTGAAAAAAGGGATATCCCGCTCATCCTGTTCAATAGGGTTTGTGAACAAATCGACGTTCCAAAAGTGGTAGCGAATGATTTTGAGTCGGCATTTATGGCGGTGGAGCACCTCCTGCTGAATGGTTATGAAAAAGTAGCACACCTCGGCGGGCCGCTTAATCTGCTTGTCAGCCGTGAAAGGTTACGTGGTTACCAGGCTGCGATGGAGAAATATGGTAAAAGTATTGAAGATCACATGGTGATCCAGGGGATGCTTACCCAGCAAAAAGCGCGGATTTACGGTCAATATCTGCTCGACCTCGCCGAGCGGCCCGATGCTATTTTTGCCGTCAATGATTCTGCGGCGATTGAAATTATGCTGATCGCGAAAGAAAAGGGAATCCGTATTCCGGAAGAGCTGGGGGTAGTCGGTTTTAGCGATAATCCGGAGTCAGCGTACATTGGGCCGGGGCTCACGACCATTCGGCAGCCGACATTGGAAATGGGCCGAACCACCGCCGAGTGGATTCTGCAACTGGTTGATGCTGAAAATATTAGTTTGCATGAACGCAAAGTGTTGAAAACGGAACTGATCGTAAGGGGCTCGTCGGTACGGAGCAGGTAA
- a CDS encoding Txe/YoeB family addiction module toxin: protein MLAWQTGAWEDYLEWQLTDKIIARKINELIKECLRTPFEGKGKPEMLRSNFSGHWSRRINEEHRLVYKVENDLIIIVRCRYHYEK from the coding sequence ATGCTCGCCTGGCAGACAGGCGCTTGGGAAGATTATCTGGAATGGCAATTAACAGATAAAATTATCGCGAGGAAAATCAATGAATTGATCAAAGAGTGCCTGCGGACACCTTTCGAAGGGAAAGGAAAGCCGGAAATGCTGCGCTCGAATTTTTCAGGCCATTGGTCAAGACGCATTAACGAAGAGCATCGCCTGGTTTATAAAGTCGAGAACGATTTAATCATCATTGTCCGTTGTCGCTATCATTATGAAAAATAG